The genome window ATATATATCAAATGTTTATGATGACAAAGGAAAACAAAAGCAACTAACTTTCTACTCAGAAAAAGAATTAACTAAGAACGAGCAATTCAAAGTACTTGTCGGCGAGAACAAAATGGTTGTTAATTATAAAAAAATAAAAAACGTACCAGATAAAATTAAATATTTAGCTGAAAAATAAAAAACGCTTTGTTATAGCCTGATAAAAGGCTAAACAAAGCGTTTCTGTTTTTTATTAAGGTGTAACAATATTGAAGACAGGATTAAATTCATCTAACAAGGAAGCAAACTCCCCAAATTTCTTCGCGTCTCCTTCTAGTTTAGCTGTTTGGTCAGCAAATGCTGCTTCAAAGCTTTTCACACCACCGAAGATATGATTAAATGTATCACGAGTAGTAGTTAAAGTTAAATCAGCTTTATCGTCTACTTCACCTTCACGATAAATAAGTACTGAATTATTTACAAGTAAATGATAATTCTCATCAACATCTGTTAATTTCCAGTTCATGGAGATACGTTTACCAATGGATCTTTCCCCATTTAAACGAATACCCATGTAATCTAAAATCAAGTTAAACGGCATACCCTCCACAATATCCAGTGTAACACCAGAAATAACTTCATCTGGGACAGAATTTCTCAGTTCATCCGCACCAGCTAAAAATACATTACGCCATGGTCCAGACTCAGATTGATAGCCAAGTTGTTCTAACGCATCTGCAAGAAGAGCTCTTGCTTCTCCGTTTTCTCCATCTGCGAAAATCGCATGTTTGACAACTTCCGCAACCCAGCGATATTCACCCGCTTCATAGGATACACGCGCTTTTTTCAATACTTCATCAACGCCACCCATAAACTCAACGTATTTTTTCGCAACATCTTCTGGAGGTAGCGGATAAAGGTCAGCAGGATTTCCGTCATACCACCCAAGATAAAATTGATAAATCGCTTTAACATCATGGTTAAGCGTACCGTAGTAGCCTCGTAAATACCATTTTTCTTCTAGTGCAGGAGGGAATTTCACAGCTTCAGCTACTTCAATAGCAGTTAATCCTTTATTAATAAAATGAAGCGTTTGGTCATGCATATATTTATAAGCGTCACGTTGGTGAATAAGCATATCATTAATTTCTTCATTCCCCCACGTTGGCCAGTGATGTTGACCGATACAAACTTCATATTTATCGCCAAAGGCACGAATTGCTTTGTCAATATCTTTCCACCACTCATAAGCGTCACGAATTTGCGCACCACGTAATGTTAAAATGTTATGCAAGTTATGAACGGCATCTTCTGCGATATTAAGTAGTTTAAATTGTGGGAAATACATCATATGTTCTGAAGGAGCTTCTGTATTTGGAGCCATCAAGAATTCCACTTCAATCCCATCAACAACACGTTTTTCGTGATCAAACGTAATAGTATCATTTGGAGCAAGCAAGGACATATGACCTTTAGAAGCTGTCTTACCAAGACCAGCATCTACTTGACCTAATTCCCCGCGTGACAAGCGGCTACCATACATATATTCTGCACGACGAATCATCGCGTTTCCAGCAAAAATATTTTCACTGACCGCAGCTTCCATAAATCCTTCTGGCCCAATAAGTGCCACTTTTCCAGAGGCTACATCTTCTTTGCTAATAAGACCCGCTACACCGCCGTAATGATCGGCATGGGAATGGGTATAAATAATCGCCTTAATAGGTTTTTTTGGACGATGCTCATAGTATAGATCAAGCGCCGCACGAGCAGTTTCAACCGACATTAATGTATCCGTAATTACAAGACCAGTATCGCCTTCCATAATCGTAGTATTCGACATATCAAACCCACGTACTTGATAAACGCGGTCCGTTACTTTGAATAAACCATTTGTCATATTAAGCTGAGCGATACGCCACAAACTTGGGTTAACAGAATCAGGTGCTTCTCCTTCAATAAACTTATAATCCTCCAAATCCCAAACTGCATGGCCATCTTCAGTATCTACTTTTACATGATCCCAAGTTCCAATAAAACCTTTTTTAGCATCATCAAAATCTTTCGTGTTCTCAAATGGTAAAGATTTTTTTACTTTCTCATTCACTTTCTTTGTAAATTCGGACGCTTCTTTTGGTAAGACTTTTTTTGTCATTATCGGTTTCCTCCTGCACGTTTATTTTCACATACTTTCTTTTTATACCTCCATAAAATTATTCAAAACCTTTTGCTATTATTAGACCAAAAAAAAGAGGCTTGAAAAATCCAAGCCTCTTTTTTAACTTATTCGGATAATTTCTTTTTAGCGTCGCCGGTTTTATCTTCTACTTCGCCTTTAGCTTTTTGAGCTTTACCTTCAACTTGTTTGCCTTTGTCATCTGTTGCTTTCCCGAATTTGTCTTTTGCGTCACCTACTACTTTATCTTTCAATCCTTTTGCTTTGTCCTTCATACCTTTATCTTCGCTCATTGATATTGCCTCCTAATTAGAATATTTTCTAATGAAGAATTCTTTATCTCCATAGTAGTGTTTTCCACAATATAGAAAGCTAAAACATCTTTTTTAAATAGAATGGATAGTTCGATTTGTCTCAGCCGCTTCAAATATGGCTTCAATCAATTTTAAAACTTGGTAAACTTCTTCATTTTGAACGATGGGTTCACTCGTATTATTTAAAACATCGACAAAATTGTTATAGAAAGAAGGAGCTAATTTGGCGGGCGCTGGAAGTGATAATGTATTGGTTGCTTCTTCGCTTGGTGGTGCCATTGTTTTTGTTAGACCTTGACCAGCTTTGATTGGTGTTGGCTCAGACGTTTTAGCAAGCGCAGTTGGTTGGACGATTTCTCCGCTTAAATCCCAATCGTGGATAATTCCAGTTCCTTCTGTGCCTTTGACGTACCAGCGAGGTAATTTAATGAAATTGGTTGTTCCAACTTCGATTTGAGCAGTAATGCCATTCTCAAAAGTAATGAATGTTACAAAGCCATCATCTACTTCATCTCCAAGCGCAAAGCTTAGATTAGCAGATACTGACTTCACATTACTATCAACTAGGAACAGCAATTGGTCAAGTAGATGCACACCCCAATCAAGTACCATCCCGCCGCCATGTGCTTTCAAATGACGCCAATCTCCTGGAATACCATTTGCTCCGTGGACACGTGATTCCAGGTGGAACATTTCGCCAATCGTTTTTTGTTCAAAAATTTCTTTTATAATTAGGAAATCTTCGTCCCAACGCCTATTTTGATGAACCATGAAATGTTTATTTACTTTTTTAGCAACATCCATAATTGCTAGTAAATCTTCGCTTGTCATCGTCACTGGTTTCTCGCAAACAACATGCTTACCTGCTTCAAGTGCAGTAATTGCCAGTTCTTTATGGCTATCATTCGGTGTCGCGATAAGAACGGCATCTACTTGTTCATCCGCTAAAACCGCTTCAAAGCTTTCATAAATTTTCAAACCTTTTTCAGCAGCGGCTTCGCGTTTTTCTTCTAGAATGTCGAATACGCCATGAACTTCTAAATTATCAGCAGCCGATGCAAGCGTTACATGATAGCTTCCCATCCCGCCGTAACCAACAATTACTAATTGATATTTTTTCATCCTAAGACACCCTTTCTTATCGTTAAGCCCACCACATATCCAGTGGTTTATCTTTAATTAAAATCGATTGTAAGTTTGTAACAGCACGGTCGAAGCCTTCATCAATCGACATTAATGGATCTTCGTGTTCAATGCTGACTACATAATCATAACCGTATGTTCTAAGTGCGCTCATAATATCCGACCACTCGGTTAAACTATGACCACAACCTACCGAACGGAATGTCCAACTTCTCGTTTGTACATCGCCATATGGTTGCATATCCGTTAGACCGTACATATTGATATTATCTTGATCTAAATACGTATCTTTGGCATGGAAATGATGGATTGCTCCAGCTTTTCCTAAGATTTTGATAGCGCCAACTGGGTCGATTCCTTGCCACCATAAATGACTTGGGTCTAAATTGACTCCAATAGAATCATTTGTTTCTTCCCGCAATTTTAAAATAGTATATGGGGTATGGCATAAGAAACCGCCGTGCAATTCGATACCAATTTTAACGCCACTGGCTGCTGCAAGTTCACCAATTTCTTTCCAGTAAGGAATTAACTTGGTTTCCCATTGCCATGTTTTAATATCACTATAAACTGTTGGCCAAGGAATAACCGGCCAGTTCGGAGCTTTGGCATCATCACTATCACCAGCTGTTCCAGAAAATGTATTAACAACCGGAACATTCATTAATGAAGCTAGTTTAATTGATTTACGTAAAATTTCATCGGACGCTGCCGCTTCTTCTTTATTTGGAGAGATTGGATTATCATGACAACTAAATGCGCTAATCGTTAATCCCCGGCTAGTAAATTTTTCTAAGTATTCTTTGCGTGCTGCTTCGCTTGCCAAAAGTTCGTCCGTTGGGCAGTGATGATTCCCAGGGTTTCCTCCTGTGCCAATTTCTACAGCATCAAGACCCGCTGCTTTCACTTTATCTAACATTTCTTCTAATGATAAATTAGCAAATAATGGTGTAAAAACGCCTAATTTCATTTTTATTTCCTCCCTATTTTTTCAAGTGGTTGGTGATTTCCGTATGCCGGATAATTCTTCCGACCTTCCGCGCACCAATGTACGCCGTTAATAATTACTTGCTGAATATCCGGATGGTGATAGGTTGGATAAGATTCGTGGCCTGGTTGGAAATAGAAAAT of Listeria monocytogenes contains these proteins:
- a CDS encoding YxeA family protein, whose translation is MFTKKRGLMLLAAVLLTVCAIWEYAMPTDAAVKSYYVKVEDAGKPVQKNQFKGFKYISNVYDDKGKQKQLTFYSEKELTKNEQFKVLVGENKMVVNYKKIKNVPDKIKYLAEK
- a CDS encoding CsbD family protein codes for the protein MSEDKGMKDKAKGLKDKVVGDAKDKFGKATDDKGKQVEGKAQKAKGEVEDKTGDAKKKLSE
- a CDS encoding Gfo/Idh/MocA family protein — encoded protein: MKKYQLVIVGYGGMGSYHVTLASAADNLEVHGVFDILEEKREAAAEKGLKIYESFEAVLADEQVDAVLIATPNDSHKELAITALEAGKHVVCEKPVTMTSEDLLAIMDVAKKVNKHFMVHQNRRWDEDFLIIKEIFEQKTIGEMFHLESRVHGANGIPGDWRHLKAHGGGMVLDWGVHLLDQLLFLVDSNVKSVSANLSFALGDEVDDGFVTFITFENGITAQIEVGTTNFIKLPRWYVKGTEGTGIIHDWDLSGEIVQPTALAKTSEPTPIKAGQGLTKTMAPPSEEATNTLSLPAPAKLAPSFYNNFVDVLNNTSEPIVQNEEVYQVLKLIEAIFEAAETNRTIHSI
- a CDS encoding alkyl/aryl-sulfatase, with translation MTKKVLPKEASEFTKKVNEKVKKSLPFENTKDFDDAKKGFIGTWDHVKVDTEDGHAVWDLEDYKFIEGEAPDSVNPSLWRIAQLNMTNGLFKVTDRVYQVRGFDMSNTTIMEGDTGLVITDTLMSVETARAALDLYYEHRPKKPIKAIIYTHSHADHYGGVAGLISKEDVASGKVALIGPEGFMEAAVSENIFAGNAMIRRAEYMYGSRLSRGELGQVDAGLGKTASKGHMSLLAPNDTITFDHEKRVVDGIEVEFLMAPNTEAPSEHMMYFPQFKLLNIAEDAVHNLHNILTLRGAQIRDAYEWWKDIDKAIRAFGDKYEVCIGQHHWPTWGNEEINDMLIHQRDAYKYMHDQTLHFINKGLTAIEVAEAVKFPPALEEKWYLRGYYGTLNHDVKAIYQFYLGWYDGNPADLYPLPPEDVAKKYVEFMGGVDEVLKKARVSYEAGEYRWVAEVVKHAIFADGENGEARALLADALEQLGYQSESGPWRNVFLAGADELRNSVPDEVISGVTLDIVEGMPFNLILDYMGIRLNGERSIGKRISMNWKLTDVDENYHLLVNNSVLIYREGEVDDKADLTLTTTRDTFNHIFGGVKSFEAAFADQTAKLEGDAKKFGEFASLLDEFNPVFNIVTP
- a CDS encoding sugar phosphate isomerase/epimerase family protein — encoded protein: MKLGVFTPLFANLSLEEMLDKVKAAGLDAVEIGTGGNPGNHHCPTDELLASEAARKEYLEKFTSRGLTISAFSCHDNPISPNKEEAAASDEILRKSIKLASLMNVPVVNTFSGTAGDSDDAKAPNWPVIPWPTVYSDIKTWQWETKLIPYWKEIGELAAASGVKIGIELHGGFLCHTPYTILKLREETNDSIGVNLDPSHLWWQGIDPVGAIKILGKAGAIHHFHAKDTYLDQDNINMYGLTDMQPYGDVQTRSWTFRSVGCGHSLTEWSDIMSALRTYGYDYVVSIEHEDPLMSIDEGFDRAVTNLQSILIKDKPLDMWWA